The following are from one region of the Polyangiaceae bacterium genome:
- a CDS encoding OmpA family protein — MRLHHTLFFTPLLVLAQATASSADAQTLEAEASNDGSAEASADGSVFESLQLHLEGGGDLVVGGTPADRFDPGGHLRGHLSLPVIGALHLQLGTGSWWFPAQSGDVGRLISAEGGVRFAPMKGPGPQGLFIDANVGLGLTGDLQRPVMSIGLGWQFALSDSVGLGPVVRYTQVFQPDSESGPDDARLLGAGIILSLGLPKRAVSEEPDRDGDGLRGDRDRCPTEPEDVDGFEDDDGCPDPDNDKDGIPDSGDRCPDAAETHNEYKDDDGCPDEAPPPPPEKPPETPTSDAPDAKGTPMDQVVHFNYRSHRILGSEEAAIQSVCDELSKRSGARVRVHGHADEAGSPGYNHELSAERAGNVARWLVRCGVDGSRIVVQADGENLPLCREHTSDCAARNRRVEFELLEE; from the coding sequence ATGCGTCTTCACCACACACTATTCTTCACCCCGCTCCTGGTTCTCGCGCAAGCCACAGCGAGCAGCGCTGACGCTCAGACCCTGGAGGCCGAGGCGTCCAACGATGGGAGCGCCGAGGCCTCCGCTGACGGCAGCGTCTTCGAGTCGCTCCAGCTTCACCTCGAAGGAGGTGGCGATCTCGTCGTCGGAGGGACTCCCGCTGATCGCTTTGATCCCGGCGGTCATCTGCGGGGTCACCTGAGCCTGCCAGTCATCGGCGCCTTGCACCTGCAGCTTGGAACCGGCAGCTGGTGGTTCCCCGCGCAGTCTGGAGACGTGGGCCGACTGATCAGCGCTGAGGGTGGTGTGCGGTTCGCTCCCATGAAGGGCCCGGGCCCGCAAGGCCTCTTCATCGACGCCAACGTGGGACTTGGACTGACGGGCGATCTTCAGCGCCCCGTGATGAGCATCGGGCTTGGCTGGCAGTTTGCTCTCAGCGACTCCGTTGGGCTTGGTCCGGTTGTGCGCTACACCCAGGTGTTTCAGCCGGACTCCGAGAGCGGGCCCGATGACGCACGCCTCTTGGGAGCCGGAATCATCCTGAGCCTCGGTCTACCAAAGCGCGCCGTTAGCGAGGAGCCGGACAGGGACGGTGACGGGTTGCGAGGCGATCGCGATCGTTGCCCCACGGAACCTGAAGACGTGGACGGTTTCGAGGACGACGACGGCTGTCCGGATCCGGACAACGACAAAGACGGCATCCCCGACTCCGGCGATCGCTGCCCCGATGCTGCCGAGACCCACAACGAATACAAGGATGACGACGGGTGCCCCGACGAAGCACCTCCCCCCCCACCCGAGAAACCGCCGGAGACGCCGACTAGCGACGCGCCCGATGCCAAGGGCACCCCAATGGATCAAGTCGTGCACTTTAACTATCGCAGCCACCGTATCTTGGGTTCCGAAGAGGCGGCGATTCAGTCGGTTTGCGATGAGCTGAGCAAGCGAAGCGGCGCGCGGGTGCGCGTCCACGGCCACGCAGACGAAGCGGGATCCCCGGGGTACAACCACGAACTATCGGCGGAACGCGCCGGCAACGTCGCACGCTGGCTGGTGCGCTGCGGCGTCGATGGCTCACGCATCGTGGTCCAAGCCGACGGTGAGAACCTCCCGCTGTGTCGAGAGCACACCTCAGATTGTGCCGCACGGAACCGCCGAGTGGAGTTCGAGCTACTAGAAGAATGA
- a CDS encoding glycosyltransferase — translation MTLVANIILGVCTAWTLAGLTATYRVSRKRVPVPQKLPAVSVLKPLCGADAGLEKNLETFFLQDHPDFELVFGVEDTADPALLVVDTLRKRYPQVHVQVVVHGPSVVSLAQAGINPKVRNLRGMLPHAVHDLVLVSDSNVAAPPDYLGDLVATHESDPRIGLVTNLFAGVAEDTLGAALENVQLNGFCAGGTALPTLLGDSSVVGKSMLFRRSLVQELGGLERVKDVLAEDYVLGKTFQHAGYRVAIASTVLHNVTSKMSLKAFHERHLRWGMLRWRLRPVAYAAELFASPLVLLPLAMATLGPAVGLAWCVSVALLRDVGGWYLLRGAERLWLPLVLSPLREVCILFTWGRALFKRHLQWRNNRVRLGAGTLLFEPKSTKAH, via the coding sequence ATGACACTGGTCGCCAACATCATTCTGGGCGTCTGCACGGCGTGGACACTAGCTGGGCTCACGGCCACCTACCGCGTCAGTCGCAAGCGTGTGCCAGTGCCTCAGAAGCTGCCTGCGGTGAGTGTTCTCAAGCCGCTATGCGGGGCGGACGCCGGTCTGGAGAAGAACCTGGAGACGTTCTTCCTGCAGGACCACCCGGATTTCGAGCTGGTGTTCGGCGTTGAAGACACGGCAGATCCGGCGCTCCTGGTGGTCGATACCTTGAGGAAACGCTACCCTCAGGTACACGTTCAGGTCGTGGTACATGGTCCCTCCGTGGTTAGCCTCGCCCAGGCAGGGATCAACCCCAAGGTGCGAAATCTACGGGGAATGCTGCCTCACGCAGTTCACGATTTGGTTTTGGTTAGTGACTCCAACGTCGCTGCGCCTCCCGACTACCTGGGTGATCTAGTGGCTACCCATGAGAGCGACCCGCGCATCGGTTTGGTGACAAACCTCTTTGCCGGAGTCGCGGAAGACACCCTCGGTGCCGCGCTTGAAAACGTTCAGCTCAACGGGTTCTGCGCCGGAGGCACTGCGCTTCCGACTCTGCTGGGCGACTCGTCTGTGGTGGGCAAGAGCATGCTGTTCAGGCGATCGCTGGTCCAAGAGCTGGGCGGCCTTGAGCGTGTCAAGGATGTCTTGGCGGAGGACTACGTCCTGGGGAAGACCTTTCAACACGCAGGTTACCGCGTGGCAATTGCATCCACCGTGCTGCACAACGTCACGTCCAAGATGAGCCTGAAGGCCTTTCATGAACGTCACTTGCGCTGGGGGATGTTGCGCTGGCGGTTGCGTCCAGTGGCGTACGCGGCGGAGCTTTTCGCGTCACCCTTGGTGCTGTTGCCGCTCGCGATGGCGACCCTCGGTCCCGCTGTGGGTCTCGCGTGGTGTGTATCCGTTGCGCTGTTGCGCGATGTCGGTGGCTGGTATTTGCTGCGAGGAGCGGAGCGTCTGTGGTTGCCTCTCGTGCTCTCACCGTTGCGTGAAGTGTGTATCCTGTTCACTTGGGGGCGCGCGTTGTTCAAGCGCCACCTTCAGTGGCGCAACAACCGCGTGCGCCTTGGGGCTGGCACCCTGCTCTTCGAACCCAAGTCGACCAAGGCGCACTGA
- a CDS encoding GtrA family protein — protein sequence MEKPDRLARLWLVVRSLSVGSLATLFDLGTLALLVHTFGLDPRLASLPALSIGVVAQFFGNKLFAFQDYRADWLRQGLLFLAVEALGFVANLVLFHVAVTFTPLPILPMRLAITSLVYFGLCLPLWSRIFSNAASSSSELKGES from the coding sequence ATGGAAAAGCCCGATCGCCTGGCTCGGCTCTGGCTGGTGGTTCGCTCCCTGAGCGTGGGCAGTCTGGCGACGCTCTTCGACCTCGGCACCCTAGCGCTCCTGGTGCACACCTTCGGTTTGGACCCGCGTCTAGCGAGCCTCCCCGCGCTGAGCATCGGGGTCGTTGCGCAGTTCTTCGGCAACAAGCTGTTCGCCTTTCAAGATTACCGCGCGGATTGGCTTCGGCAGGGTCTGTTGTTCCTCGCGGTAGAAGCGCTGGGCTTCGTCGCGAACCTCGTGTTGTTCCACGTCGCCGTGACTTTCACCCCTCTCCCCATCCTCCCCATGCGTCTCGCGATCACTAGCTTGGTCTACTTTGGCCTGTGCCTGCCGCTCTGGTCTCGCATCTTTTCCAATGCAGCTTCGAGCTCATCTGAGCTCAAGGGGGAGTCATGA